ATGCTTGGCAAGATCGAGAATCGACGAATCGTGTCATTCTGTTCGGTATTAATGAATCCGGAAGTCGTATCAAGTAAGAATCGTACTTTTTGGAATAAGAAGGCATCATGTTCTACCAGTGAGCGCACATCCTCACTTAGTTCTCGAATGTCGGCATCATAGATGTGACTGCCTAATGCTCGTGGACGCGATAAGAAAGTGAGCACACGTCGTAAATCAATGAGACAGAGCTGTGCTTTTCCTAGCATATCTTCTTGTTGAGCAAGGCGTGTAATCATGTCATCAAGATCTAGAATTTTTTCACGTTGGTGGTTATTTAGAACCTCTGTGGAGTATTTTTCTAAATCTTTGTGGATATCTTCTAAGATATCCGCAAGCTCATCGAGTTTCGCTTCAAGAAGGCCCAATAAAATCCATGTAGGATCTTTATAGTCCATGTCATAGTCATTTCGACGAGCACGTGCACGAAAGGCGCGAAAAGCAACTAACTTTTCCCCGCGCATCGTGAACAGGCGGTCCTTATGTAAAATGAAAGCGACCGTTTGCACCATTGCTAAAATGTGTGATGAGTCTTCTGCGTCACCATCTACCTGATAATTTTTATTTTTCGTTAAAAAATAAGTACTGATATGCAAAATACCGTCATCATCACGGTAAAATCGTGCAGAAGATGAAATATCTTCAAGCGACTTTAGTGTTGGTAAGTTTTGGTCATAGGCATCTAATACCCATTGTTGCTCTTCTTGTGAGGGTGCAATAAGATCAAGCCAGACTAATTCGGGATGTAGATCAAATCCACCATTGATGGTGGCATCTTCCAGACTTCCGCGTTCTGTGGCATAAAAGGCTTCAAGCATGTGTCTTTTTTCCTCACGCAGTCTGATGGAAATGGATGGGTGTATTTTAGACAAGGATTTGCCGAAAAACACTTGCCAATACGCTATTTTGCAAAAAAAAACTCTATCGATAGTTTAGTTTGTCAGCATGACAGTTCAATAAAACGGTTTTTTACACTATGAAATCAATTTGTATTTTCTGTGGTTCATCTCTTGGTTCAAACCCAATTTTCCAACAAATTGCCCAAGCTACAGGCGAGGCTATTGCAAAACAAGGTAAGACCTTGGTTTATGGTGGTGGTCGCTCAGGTTTAATGGGTGTCGTTGCCGATAGTGCCTTACAAGCAGGTGGACAAGTCATTGGCGTGATCCCTCGTGCTTTAGTCGATCGTGAGTTAGCTCATCCGGGCCTAACCAGATTATATGTGGTCGAAAATATGCATGAGCGTAAAACCAAAATGGCGGATCTTTCAGATGGCTTTATTGCTTTGCCGGGTGGCGCAGGTACATTGGAAGAAATCTTTGAACAATGGACGTGGGCGCAATTAGGGATTCATCAAAAGCCATGTGCTTTCTTAAATGTAGCGGGTTTTTATGAAGATTTACTTAAAATGATCCAAGGAACGGTAGATAATGGATTTAGCCAAGCACGGTTCGTTGATAAATTGATCGTATCAGACAACATTGAAGATATTCTTCAACAGTTTGAGCAATATCAGGCTCCTGCTCCAAAATGGACAAATGCAGACGTTCAACCATAAACGAGGTTAAATAGGTGAAAACAATCACGGTCGCTGCCGCAGTGATCTTAAATGAGCAAAATCAGTTATTGCTCGTAAGAAAGCAAAATACTCAAGCTTTTATGCAAGTAGGCGGCAAGCTGGAACCCAATGAGGCACCAGAGATCACCATGCAGCGAGAAATTTTAGAGGAAGTAGGTAGCTCTTGTGTGATTGAGCAATTTATTGGCCATTTCGAAACCGCAGCTGCCAATGAGCCAGATCATATTTTAGTGAGCCATTTATATCTAGTTCAGCTTGATCAAGCACCTAAAATTGCAGCTGAAATTGCTGAAATGAAGTGGATAGATTTAAATGATTCGGAAACTCAACTTGCACCATTAACCAAAGAAATTGTCATTCCTTGGTGTGAAGAGTATTTATCTACAGTGCAATAGCCTAATTCTTTAGTGTTGCCGCTAGGCAAGCCATGTGAATAGATGTGCAGCCTAATTGTTGAAGGGCTTGACTGAGCGCATGAATAGAGCTTCCTGTGGTTATCACGTCATCAATAATGAGAACACGGCGATAACGTCGTTTCTCTTTATGATGAGGTACAAATTGTTGTTCTATATTTTCAAAACGTTCTAGTCGAGAAAGACCTTTTTGAGAATGTTCGTTTAAACGTTGAATTGGTTGCCAAACAGGTATTTTTAAGTGTTTGCTTAAAATATTGGCAAGTAATAATGACTGATTGAAACCACGTTCAATTAAACGTTGATTGGAAATGGGCATGGGTACAATAGCTTGTACTTTAGGAAATTTTAATTGTTTTAAAATTTCCCCTAATAAGATTTGATAATGTAATTTCTGTTCATATTTAAACTGCTGAATAATTCGGTTAACTGGATAAGCATAGTCACAGGCCACAAGAACAGTTTGATTATTACGTTGAATCGTTTGTTTAAGCCAAGGCAGCTGTTCCCAACAGTCTTTACAAAGTGAATATTTTTCTCGCGCCCCTAACTCACACAATGAGCAAGGTGAAAATAACTGAATAAGATGTTGGACGTTTAAAAAACTAAACATAGGCGTAGCGAGGTGCCTCAGGAAGCCAGCGCTTTAATAGAGCATCTGCTTGTTCTGGATAATCTTTTAAAACTTGCTGTGCTACATAATGAGCTTGACTCAGTAAGTGATCATCTCGCTCTAACCGAGCAACTCTAAATCCCATATCCCCAGTTTGTTTAGTCCCTAGTAATTCACCCGGTCCGCGTAACTCTAGATCTTTTTCTGCAATCACAAAGCCATCATTACTTTCTCTTAAAATAGAAAGTCTCTCTTGCCCATTTTGTGAAAGAGGCGTTTTATATAGAAGTACACAAAAGCTGGCTTGAGCGCCTCGACCTACACGACCACGTAATTGATGTAACTGAGAAAGGCCCAAACGCTCAGCATTTTCAATCACCATAATAGAGGAGTTAGGAACATCGACTCCAACTTCGATGACCGTTGTTGCGATAAGAAGTTGTAATTCATTATTTTTAAATGCTTGCATAACAGCTTGCTTTTCATCAGCTTTCATTTTGCCATGCACCAAGCCAATGTTGAGTTCAGGAAAGCGTTCTTTCATTTCCTGATAGGTGGCTTCTGCTGCTTGAGCATCTAAAGTCTCAGACTGTTCAACCAGTGTGCATACCCAATACGCCTGTTTCCCATCTCTGCAATTTGAAGCAATACGTTGCAGTACTTCTTCTCGACGATCAAGCGGAATGGTAACCGTTTGAATTGGAGTACGGCCCGGAGGTAACTCATCAATAATTGACGTGTCCAAATCACCATATGCACTCATTGCTAGAGTTCTTGGAATGGGAGTGGCCGTCATGACGAGTTGATGTGGAGTGAACTGCTCAGCACCTTTATTACGTAGAGCTAAACGCTGATCTACACCAAAGCGATGTTGTTCATCAATAATTACGAGTCCTAATTTAGCAAAACCAACATTGTCTTGAAATAAGGCATGAGTACCCACAATAAGTTCTGCGTGACCTTCTTTAATTTGTTGTTCTGCTTGAGCGCGGGCTTTACCTTTTTGTTTACCAGACAACCAGGCAACTGTAATGCCTAATGGTTCAAACCAACGTTTAAAATTCAAATAATGCTGTTCTGCTAGAATTTCAGTAGGCGCCATTAATGCAACCTGCCAATCGGCTTCTAAAGCATGGCACGCGGCCACAGCAGCAACTAAGGTTTTTCCAGCACCTACGTCACCTTGTACTAGGCGTAGCATAGGTTGGTGCTGTTTTAAGTCATTTAAAATTTCTTTAGATACACGTTTTTGTGCATTGGTCATTTGAAAAGGCAAAGCTTCTAATAGCTTTTTCGCTAATATTTTGCTGCTTGAAAAAGCAGGTGATGCAATTTGACGAATATAAGCACGGCGATTAAGTAAACTAATTTGATGAGCAACCAGTTCTTCAAAAATAAGCCGTTGCTGCGCAGGATGAGATCCTTGGGCCAATTGGAGCATATTGGCATCAACGGGAGGCTCATGAATGTAATACAAAGCCTCTTTCAGCGCATAGCCATTGGTATATTGTTTTGGGAGTAACTCTGGTAGAGCATCACTATGATGCTTTAAAGCTTGTTTAACGTATTCGCGTAATTTAGGCTGAGTCAGCCCATCCGTACTTGGATAAATTGCTGTCAGTTGAGTTTTTGGTAGAGGTGTATGTTCATGAATGAGCTGAATTTCAGGATGATACATCTCAAGGCCGCGAGCACCTACACGAACTTCACCAAAAATACGTAAGCGATGACCAGGTTTTATTTTGTCAGTCAGGTTTTTATAAATATGATAAAAGCGTAAGGTGACTTTACCAAATTCATCTTGCACCAAGGCTGCCATGGATTTTCTTTTTCCTGGAGGGAAGTCAATTGATTTGACTTCACCTTCGAGCAAATAGCTCCGTCCAACCACAAGTTGATTCATTGGAATAATCGTACTTCGGTCTTCATAATCACGTGGCAGATGAAACAGTAAATCATCTGTGGTAAAAATATTTAGTTTTTCGAGCAGGGCTGCTGAAGCCGATCCAACGCCTTGTAACTGATGGACTGAAGTCATGTCCCCTCAACGAGTTTTCTATGCATATATTATTTATCGGTTATGGTAAAACATCTCAGCGTGTTGCTAAACAACTATTTGAGAAAGAACATCAAATTACCACAATCAGCCGTAGTGTAAAAACGGATAGTTACGCAACACATCTTGTCCAAGATATTTTTTCGCTTGATTTGAGTCAAATTGAACCTGTAGATATCGTGTATATTTTACTTTCTCCAAACGAGAGTACGGTTGAGGGCTACCAGCATACTTATGTAGATAGTATTGAACCGATTCGAGAAGCATTAAAAATACATCCGGTAAAAAAAATAATCGTTGTTTCGTCGACGCGAGTTTATGGTGAAAATGCGGGGGAGATCATTGATGATTTTAGTGAAATTCATCCAAGTGATGAACAAGGCCATATATTACGTAATATGGAGCTACTCTGGCAGAAACATTATCCAGCCCAATCTGTAATTATTCGCCCTACTGGTATTTATGGAACTTCTGTTGCCCGTTTAAAGAAAATGGCTGAAAATAATCAAAATTATCCAAACATACATTATAGCAATCGAATACATATTGATGATTTAGCAAGATTTTTAGCTTTTATGGCTGACTACGAAACTCATCAAGCGAGCTATATTGTGACGAATAACCAGCCATTACCATTACATGAGGTTATAGTCTGGTTTCAAAAACAATTAGGATTGCCAGAGTTAACTTTGGAATCAAGCCAAATTTCAGGTAAAAGAATTTATGCGAAATATTTGCCAGCAACGGGTTTTCAGTTAGAGCATCCAATTTGCTTTAATGACTATTTATTATGTTTAAATGTTCATGGTACTAAATAAAATTTTGATTAAACTTTAAATAAGAACAGAAATACCTGATGAGGCAGTCAAATTGCCGATAAAGATAAAAAGGTTGAAAGTGAAAAAAATTTGTTTAGCTCTGATTTTGAGCGTATTAGCTGTTGCGAGTTGGGCTGAGGATCAGGTGTGGTGTGCATATGATCCTATTGGGTCCCAAGGGGATATTACTCGCCGTTTAAATGACATTCGGCTATATGCCCAGCAATATCAAGTCAAATTTAAAGTAGTTACCTATCAAAAAGAACAGCAGGCGATACAAGCTTTTGATGATGGGAAATGTTCTGGTCTAGCTGCATCCAATTTCAATACTTATCGTTATAACCAGTTTATGGGGAGTACCGCGGGTATAGGACTAATTCCTAATAATCGTACAGCCAAAAGCTTCTTGCAGCTTTTAAATCACCCTACAATTGAGAAAAGACTGGTTTCTAAGGACTATGAAGCTGTAGGAATGATTCCTATTGGAACTGCTTACATGGTTTTAAAAAATAAGAAACTTTCTAGAGTCGCTCAATTAAGAAATCAACGTATTGGTGTGTTACCCAATAATCCACCGCAACAAGCATTGGTACGAAGTGTAGGTGCTCGGCCAGTTTATATTGATTTATCTAACGCGATTGTGCAGTTTAAGCAAAATAAAATCGATATTGTTCCTGCTCCTGTGTATGGCTTATTGCCATATAACTTACAAAAAGAATTTGGACAAGATACTCAAGTTATCAATTTTCCTTTGGCATATTTTGGGGTCAATTTAATTATTAAACCGCAAGCTTATCCTGCTAATTTTGGCCGAAAAATTCGGGGATGGTTTGTTCAGAATAGCCAATTGCTGACTAACCGTGCGACACAATGGGAAAATCATTTACCTGCTTATTATTGGGTGGATGTCTCTTTTTATGAAAAACAAAGTTATGATGTAATGGTTGCCAAAATACGTAATCAGTACGTCCTTTCAGGTTACTACGATGCTTATTTTGTTCAACTTATGAAGCGTCTGCGGTGCATGGATGATCCACGTTATTTTGAATGCCCAATTCGTTAATAAAATAAAAGGCAACCGAAGTTGCCTTTTATTTTGTCTGGAGACTTTAAGCTTTTTTACGTTTTAAGCGACGTTTAGCTTGTTGAGATGCCATTGCTTCAAGAGCATCTTTTAACTCTTCGTCGGTAAAGGTGGTGATGTGCTGTAACATTTGCAAGGTTACTTCATCAAGCACCAACTGTGCACCAGCAGCCATTTGACGGAAGTTATCATCAAACTCAATTTGGCCTTGATCGTTAGTACGAATGTAATTTTGCTGTGTAAGTACTTTTAAGAAGCTTTGGAATAAAGCTTTATCGAAGAACTCTGGCGAATTAAATTCATAGAGGACAGACAAACGTTGTCCAAGTAAATGACTTAACTCTTCAACTTGTTTCGCAGAAATATTCCCCGAACCGCGTTGAGTAATGAGTGCAAGCGTCATGTAGTAACGCTCAAGACTTTGCTTAACAGGAGTAGCTAAAACAACAAGCTGATTATGTTCTTCTGTATTTGGTGCAGAGCTAATCAGGTTACCTTCATCGTCTTGTTGGATAAGATTTGATTGAACTAACGCATCAGCATATTGCTCAATTTGTGCCTTAAGCTCGCTACTCTTCCATTTAAGGAATAACTCAGCTTTCAAGAATGGATAGAGCGTATAGATGACATTGGTTAAATCTGAACGACTGATTTTTCCATTATGTTCAACAAGTGAAGCCACCAATGATGGTAAAACAAAGGCGTGCAAAATGTTATTGCGGAAGTAAGTCAAAAGAACGGCTTGATTATCTTCAATCGCAATAATATCGCCAAGCGCATGCTGAACCCGTTTAATGAGTTTAAGTTTTAAACCATACGCGATAATTTCTTTACCAGAAAGTGGCGTTACTTCCATACGTTGGTCATATGGGAAGTTTGATGCCAAGTTACGATAAGCTTCTAGTTGCTTAATACAAATTTCTTCATCAAGCGTATGTTTTGGCGTCGCAAGCAAAATAATAGAAAGTAAAGAGACAGGGTTAATGACCACCGCTCGGTTAATATTTTCTAAAATTGCGTGTGCAGAGCTATTTACCGCATCTGAAACAGCTTGAGGGATTGGGTCGTCATTTTTCTCGATGTAAACGTTTTCTGCATTATGTTGCTTAAGCAGATCATCAAGGAAAACGGGTTCACCAAAGTTTACGTGGACTTTACCAAAGATACGTTCAATTTTTCGTAAGGTTTTCACAATGCCAAAAATAGATTCGGCTTCTTTTGGCTTACCTTGCATTTCACCTACGTAAGTTGAGCCTTCCATGAGTCGTTCATAACCAATATATGTTGGTAAGAAAACGATTGGTTTAGCACGACCACGTAAATGGCTGTGAACTGTCATGGCAAGCATACCGGTTTTAGGCGGTAATAGGCGTCCTGTACGTGAACGTCCACCTTCAATAAAGTATTCAAGTGGGGTATTACGTGACAAGATGCTATATAAGTATTCTTTAAATACAGTGGTGTATAGGCCATTACCGCGGAAAGAACGGCGAATAAAGAATGCACCACCTCCACGTAAAAGCTGCCCAACAAATGGTAAGTTTAAGTTATCACCCGCAGCAATATACGGAACCATCAATCCACGTTTATAGATCACATATGACAATAATAAATAATCAATATGACTGCGGTGGCAAGGTGTGTAGACAACTTCATAATCTTTTGCCAGCTCACGAACTGTACTAAAGTTATGTACTTCTACGCCGTCATAAAGCTGAGTCCATAAGCGCGTTAAGGCAAGGTCAGCAAAGCGCACTGCTGAATGTGAATAATCCGATACGATTTCATTCACATAACCAATCGCACGGCGTTCCGCTTCAAGCATGCTCACTTTTCCGCGAATACTTTCACGGCGGATTGCTTCTTGAACATCACGAGATTTTACGACTGACTGCATGACATTACGGCGATCCGATAAATCGGGACCTAGCACCACTTCACGCTGACGGTCTAAATAATCATTTAACGTACTTACAATATAAGTTGCTGGTGATAGATTTGGATAATGCTGCTGGGCATATTCAACCAATTCACGTAGCGATTGCGGTTCATGAAACTCTAAATAAGACTGTCGACCATGCAAACCAATATTAACCAACTGCTTAACTGTGCTTGGTGTTGCCCATGTGTCGGAAAATAATAATTTAAACCAAGAATCTTCTTTATCTGGCGAACGGCCCCATAAAACTGTAACCGGAACAAGTTCTATATCAAGTTCAGGATTTTCTTGTAACACTTCAATCAGTTTTATTAAGCGTGGTGGAAAAGCATGAGGAGGCGGATTCAGTAAATTATTTTCATCATTGTGCTGTAAAAATAAAACTGATGCTTTTTCCTGATGAGCGCCAACAACTAATGGATCTAACGCAGGTTTTAAATTTAAACGACGCGTTTCCCCATCAACCACTAAAGCATTGCTTCTAGAATGGTTTTGCAAGACATAGCAAACCACTTTTTGGCGCTCAGTCTTTGCTTCTGTTTCTGTTGTTTCTGATACTGGTTCAGTAGGAACTTCCCCAAGAACATGTGGTGTTACCACGAGGTCAAGTAGTTTACTCGAAAGCCGACGATACATTTGACCAAACCCACTCTTGGACATAAGAACTCCTACTTCTTAAAGACAAATCCCAGCACCAAATGCAGAGGGTAATTATTTTGCGGCATTTATTAAAAAAAACAATATGCTACTTTCTTATAAATTATAATGCTTTTGGCATATTTTATCGTTAAAAATCGTATTTTTAGCTGTTATATGAGCAATGTTCGTCAGAAGTTGACTGATTGTTCCATGTTCAAATAGTTTTTTATGGCACAATAGATTCTACACATCTGTACTTTAATACGATTTTTTACCTGAAATATGAAGGTATCTCTCATGAATGCGTTAACCCAAGAACTTGTCGATCTTCTCACTTTAGAAAAGCTAGAAGAAAATATTTACCGTGGCATAAGCCGTAATCTTGTCGGCAAACGTGTTTTTGGTGGGCAGGTTTTGGGTCAGGCTTTACGTGCGGCATCTTATACAACCGATCGTCCCGCGCATTCTTTACATGCATATTTTTTATATGGTGGCGATATTAATGCCCCAATTGTCTATGAAGTAGACCGTTTACGTGATGGGAAGAGTTTCGTAAGCCGTCAGGTTCGTGCAGTTCAGCATGGGCGAGTTATATTTTCGGCGATGGTTTCTTTTGCTAATCCAGAAGAAGGTCTGAATTATCAACATCAAGAACCAGACTACCCTGCACCAGAGACTCTTAAATCTGAAAATGAACTCAAAGAAGGTATTCTAAACTTCGTACCGGAAAATGTTCGCGCTAGCTTTATGCGTGAGCGCCACGTAGAGATTCGCCCAATTGATCCGGTAAATCCGTTTCAACCGCAACCTGAAGCTCCTTATAATGCGCACTATATCCGCACACATGACCGTATTCCAAAACAATTAGATGATATTGCTCTGCATCAAGCAATTGTTGCGTTTTATTCAGACTTTACCTTAATGACAACGGCTTTAAGACCGCATGGGCTCAGCTATATTTCTCCAAGTTTGCAGTGTGCAAGTATTGATCATGCAATTTATTTCCATCGTCCGCTACGCGCTGATGAATGGATGCTTTACGATATGGAAGCAACAGTCAGCGCAGCTTCTCGCGGTTTAAACTTTGGCCGTATGTGGCAAAATGGCCAACTTGTTTGCAGTACCGTGCAAGAGGGTTTAATTCGTTTGCGGGAAATTGAAACGCAATAAACTCATTTATAAAGCCATCTCATCAGATGGCTTTTTTATTTTTAATTGAAACGATGTGACAAAAAATTGCTCGTATGAAAAGCAAGCTCATGTCATATTTGCAAAAGGATTGCCAACTGAAAAAAATAATGCTGATATGAACTTAAACACACAAATTCTTATTGCTGCCATTTTAGGCTTAGCCTTTGGTTTCTTATTAACGTTGTATCCTGATACTGTGTTTGTAAAACATAGTTTATATGGGCTGGGCATATTAAGTAGTGTCTTTATTGGGCTGCTTAAAATGTTGTTGGTACCTTTGATTTTTAGCTCGATTGTTGTGGGTGTCTCTAATTTGCAGGCAGGTGGCCAGCTAGGTCCAGTCTGGAAAATTACCTTTTTATGTTGTTTGACCACAACAACGTTGGCTTTAATTTTAGGTATAAGTTGTGCTCATCTATTTGAAGTAGGGCGCGGTATAGATATTTCTATTTTCCAAACGTCTATGCAAAATTATCAGGCGCCCGACAGTTTAAACCCTGCAAGTTTTTTTACCAATTTTATTCAAAATACATTAATCAACCCATTTAAAGCGTTTAGTGACGGTAACGTTTTAGCGGTTGTGGTGTTTGCACTATTTGTTGGTGTTGCGCTAGTCCATGGCGGTGAGCGTTTCAAAAGTATTCGCGTATTGAGTCATCAGTTTTTTGAAATGATGATGATGTTAGTCGGCTGGGTGATGAAGCTGGCACCTTTAGGTATTTTTGCTCTATTGGCAAAGTTAATGGCAACGGAAGATATTTCGGTATTAAGTCGTTTGGCTGAGTTTGCTGTTGTCGTAACGGGGACTACCATCTTTCATGGTGCTGTTGTTTTACCGCTATTACTTTGGATTTTTGGTCGTATGAGTCCTTGGACTTTTTTCAAAGGAACACGTACAGCGCTGATCACTGCATTTGCCACCAGTTCTAGCTCTGCCACGATGCCGCTTAGTATGAAATGCGCACAAGAAAACTTAGGTGTGCGCCCTCAAACAGCGGGCTTTGTGATTCCTTTAGGTACGCAGCTTAATATGGATGGTACTGCACTATATGAAGCGGCAGCTGCACTCTTTGTGGCAAAC
This genomic stretch from Acinetobacter pittii harbors:
- the comF gene encoding ComF family protein encodes the protein MFSFLNVQHLIQLFSPCSLCELGAREKYSLCKDCWEQLPWLKQTIQRNNQTVLVACDYAYPVNRIIQQFKYEQKLHYQILLGEILKQLKFPKVQAIVPMPISNQRLIERGFNQSLLLANILSKHLKIPVWQPIQRLNEHSQKGLSRLERFENIEQQFVPHHKEKRRYRRVLIIDDVITTGSSIHALSQALQQLGCTSIHMACLAATLKN
- a CDS encoding putative solute-binding protein, producing the protein MKKICLALILSVLAVASWAEDQVWCAYDPIGSQGDITRRLNDIRLYAQQYQVKFKVVTYQKEQQAIQAFDDGKCSGLAASNFNTYRYNQFMGSTAGIGLIPNNRTAKSFLQLLNHPTIEKRLVSKDYEAVGMIPIGTAYMVLKNKKLSRVAQLRNQRIGVLPNNPPQQALVRSVGARPVYIDLSNAIVQFKQNKIDIVPAPVYGLLPYNLQKEFGQDTQVINFPLAYFGVNLIIKPQAYPANFGRKIRGWFVQNSQLLTNRATQWENHLPAYYWVDVSFYEKQSYDVMVAKIRNQYVLSGYYDAYFVQLMKRLRCMDDPRYFECPIR
- a CDS encoding dicarboxylate/amino acid:cation symporter; the encoded protein is MPTEKNNADMNLNTQILIAAILGLAFGFLLTLYPDTVFVKHSLYGLGILSSVFIGLLKMLLVPLIFSSIVVGVSNLQAGGQLGPVWKITFLCCLTTTTLALILGISCAHLFEVGRGIDISIFQTSMQNYQAPDSLNPASFFTNFIQNTLINPFKAFSDGNVLAVVVFALFVGVALVHGGERFKSIRVLSHQFFEMMMMLVGWVMKLAPLGIFALLAKLMATEDISVLSRLAEFAVVVTGTTIFHGAVVLPLLLWIFGRMSPWTFFKGTRTALITAFATSSSSATMPLSMKCAQENLGVRPQTAGFVIPLGTQLNMDGTALYEAAAALFVANLVGLDLNLTQQIIVCLTAMIASLGAPGIPSAGMVTMIMVLQSVGLPAEAIAILLPIDRLLDTVRTVVNVQGDMMISVVVDRYTKDKDISV
- a CDS encoding TIGR00730 family Rossman fold protein translates to MKSICIFCGSSLGSNPIFQQIAQATGEAIAKQGKTLVYGGGRSGLMGVVADSALQAGGQVIGVIPRALVDRELAHPGLTRLYVVENMHERKTKMADLSDGFIALPGGAGTLEEIFEQWTWAQLGIHQKPCAFLNVAGFYEDLLKMIQGTVDNGFSQARFVDKLIVSDNIEDILQQFEQYQAPAPKWTNADVQP
- the mutT gene encoding NUDIX hydrolase → MKTITVAAAVILNEQNQLLLVRKQNTQAFMQVGGKLEPNEAPEITMQREILEEVGSSCVIEQFIGHFETAAANEPDHILVSHLYLVQLDQAPKIAAEIAEMKWIDLNDSETQLAPLTKEIVIPWCEEYLSTVQ
- the tesB gene encoding acyl-CoA thioesterase, which encodes MNALTQELVDLLTLEKLEENIYRGISRNLVGKRVFGGQVLGQALRAASYTTDRPAHSLHAYFLYGGDINAPIVYEVDRLRDGKSFVSRQVRAVQHGRVIFSAMVSFANPEEGLNYQHQEPDYPAPETLKSENELKEGILNFVPENVRASFMRERHVEIRPIDPVNPFQPQPEAPYNAHYIRTHDRIPKQLDDIALHQAIVAFYSDFTLMTTALRPHGLSYISPSLQCASIDHAIYFHRPLRADEWMLYDMEATVSAASRGLNFGRMWQNGQLVCSTVQEGLIRLREIETQ
- a CDS encoding NAD(P)H-binding protein — encoded protein: MHILFIGYGKTSQRVAKQLFEKEHQITTISRSVKTDSYATHLVQDIFSLDLSQIEPVDIVYILLSPNESTVEGYQHTYVDSIEPIREALKIHPVKKIIVVSSTRVYGENAGEIIDDFSEIHPSDEQGHILRNMELLWQKHYPAQSVIIRPTGIYGTSVARLKKMAENNQNYPNIHYSNRIHIDDLARFLAFMADYETHQASYIVTNNQPLPLHEVIVWFQKQLGLPELTLESSQISGKRIYAKYLPATGFQLEHPICFNDYLLCLNVHGTK
- the recG gene encoding ATP-dependent DNA helicase RecG, producing the protein MTSVHQLQGVGSASAALLEKLNIFTTDDLLFHLPRDYEDRSTIIPMNQLVVGRSYLLEGEVKSIDFPPGKRKSMAALVQDEFGKVTLRFYHIYKNLTDKIKPGHRLRIFGEVRVGARGLEMYHPEIQLIHEHTPLPKTQLTAIYPSTDGLTQPKLREYVKQALKHHSDALPELLPKQYTNGYALKEALYYIHEPPVDANMLQLAQGSHPAQQRLIFEELVAHQISLLNRRAYIRQIASPAFSSSKILAKKLLEALPFQMTNAQKRVSKEILNDLKQHQPMLRLVQGDVGAGKTLVAAVAACHALEADWQVALMAPTEILAEQHYLNFKRWFEPLGITVAWLSGKQKGKARAQAEQQIKEGHAELIVGTHALFQDNVGFAKLGLVIIDEQHRFGVDQRLALRNKGAEQFTPHQLVMTATPIPRTLAMSAYGDLDTSIIDELPPGRTPIQTVTIPLDRREEVLQRIASNCRDGKQAYWVCTLVEQSETLDAQAAEATYQEMKERFPELNIGLVHGKMKADEKQAVMQAFKNNELQLLIATTVIEVGVDVPNSSIMVIENAERLGLSQLHQLRGRVGRGAQASFCVLLYKTPLSQNGQERLSILRESNDGFVIAEKDLELRGPGELLGTKQTGDMGFRVARLERDDHLLSQAHYVAQQVLKDYPEQADALLKRWLPEAPRYAYV
- a CDS encoding magnesium and cobalt transport protein CorA, which produces MLEAFYATERGSLEDATINGGFDLHPELVWLDLIAPSQEEQQWVLDAYDQNLPTLKSLEDISSSARFYRDDDGILHISTYFLTKNKNYQVDGDAEDSSHILAMVQTVAFILHKDRLFTMRGEKLVAFRAFRARARRNDYDMDYKDPTWILLGLLEAKLDELADILEDIHKDLEKYSTEVLNNHQREKILDLDDMITRLAQQEDMLGKAQLCLIDLRRVLTFLSRPRALGSHIYDADIRELSEDVRSLVEHDAFLFQKVRFLLDTTSGFINTEQNDTIRRFSILPSMLAPPMLIASIYGMNTDVLPFAHGTTSFFVVLLIIMGFFIGPIIYFRWKKWI
- the plsB gene encoding glycerol-3-phosphate 1-O-acyltransferase PlsB yields the protein MSKSGFGQMYRRLSSKLLDLVVTPHVLGEVPTEPVSETTETEAKTERQKVVCYVLQNHSRSNALVVDGETRRLNLKPALDPLVVGAHQEKASVLFLQHNDENNLLNPPPHAFPPRLIKLIEVLQENPELDIELVPVTVLWGRSPDKEDSWFKLLFSDTWATPSTVKQLVNIGLHGRQSYLEFHEPQSLRELVEYAQQHYPNLSPATYIVSTLNDYLDRQREVVLGPDLSDRRNVMQSVVKSRDVQEAIRRESIRGKVSMLEAERRAIGYVNEIVSDYSHSAVRFADLALTRLWTQLYDGVEVHNFSTVRELAKDYEVVYTPCHRSHIDYLLLSYVIYKRGLMVPYIAAGDNLNLPFVGQLLRGGGAFFIRRSFRGNGLYTTVFKEYLYSILSRNTPLEYFIEGGRSRTGRLLPPKTGMLAMTVHSHLRGRAKPIVFLPTYIGYERLMEGSTYVGEMQGKPKEAESIFGIVKTLRKIERIFGKVHVNFGEPVFLDDLLKQHNAENVYIEKNDDPIPQAVSDAVNSSAHAILENINRAVVINPVSLLSIILLATPKHTLDEEICIKQLEAYRNLASNFPYDQRMEVTPLSGKEIIAYGLKLKLIKRVQHALGDIIAIEDNQAVLLTYFRNNILHAFVLPSLVASLVEHNGKISRSDLTNVIYTLYPFLKAELFLKWKSSELKAQIEQYADALVQSNLIQQDDEGNLISSAPNTEEHNQLVVLATPVKQSLERYYMTLALITQRGSGNISAKQVEELSHLLGQRLSVLYEFNSPEFFDKALFQSFLKVLTQQNYIRTNDQGQIEFDDNFRQMAAGAQLVLDEVTLQMLQHITTFTDEELKDALEAMASQQAKRRLKRKKA